AGCGCATGTCGGGGCCCGAAGCGAACCGGATGCTGAGGAGCAAAATCAGCCCGGTCTCCTATCTCGGCGACATCGCGATCTACGATGCCGACGGCGACCTGATCAGCTGGTCTCGGGCCGAGCCCCTGCCCAAGATCAACATCTCCTCACGCACCTATTTCCAGACCTTCAAATCGAGTCCGATGTCGGAGCCGGTGCTGCTGGAGTCGGTGCGCAGCTTCATCATCGACAAATGGACCACCATCGTCGCCCGCCGGCTGAGCCTGCCCGACGGCACCTTCGTCGGAGCGATGGTCCGGCGGATCGATCCCGACAGCTATCAGCGCTATTTCGCCTCGGTCGCTCTGGCTGATGGCGCCGCCATCTCGCTGTTCGACCGCGAAGGCGTGATGCTGGCGCGCTACCCGAATGTCGAATCGATGATCGGGGTCAGCTACAAGAGTGCGCCGCTGATGCAGAAGGTGCTGACCCGCGGCGGTCAGCACACGCTTCGCGTCAAGAGCCCGGTGGACGGCGAGGAGAAGCTCGGTTCGGCTGCGTCGCTCACGCATTTCCCGCTGGTCATCGTCGCCACCAACACCATGTCGTCCGCGCTTGCCGACTGGCGGCAGCAGACCGGCTTCATGGTCACCACCGCGACGCTTTCGGCGGCCGTGATCGCGCTGATCCTGTTCATGATCATCCGCCAGATCGACCGGCAGAACCGCGAGGCCCAGCAGCGCCTGGAGGCGGAGCGGCTGCGGCTCGACACCGCCCTCAACAATATGTCCCAAGGGCTGATCCTGTACGACGCAGCCGGGTACATCGTCACCTGCAATCGCCGCTATGCCGACATGTTCGGCCTCTCCCACGACGTCATCAAGCCCGGCTGTCACATTCGCGAGGCGATGTCTCATCGCAAGGAACGTAACGCGTTCGGCGGCGATGTCGAAGCGTTTTGCGCCGACGTCATGAAGGTCGTGGCCGAAGGCGAGGTCTCGACGAGAGCTCACCTGCTGCCCAACGGCCGCGCCTTCCAGGTCATCAACACCCCGCTCGCGCAGGGCGGATGGGTCGCCACGATCGAGGAGATCACCGAACGGCGCAATCTGGAGCAGGAGCGCGACCGCAACTACACGTTCCTCCGCGAGATCATCGACCACATCCCATCGCAGATCACGGTGAAGGATGCCCGGACACGGCAATATCTGCTGATCAACCGTACCGCCGAAGAGCAGTTCGGCCAATCGCGCGAAGCGGTAGTCGGCAAGACCCCCTTCGACATCTATCCGGGTGACACCGCAAGGAAAGTTACCGAAGACGACAGCAAGGCGTTGGAGACGACCGAGGGATTGTTCAGGGACGAGCATCCCTGGCCGAGCCTGACCATGGGGCTGCGCTACATCACCTCGACCCGAATCGGCATTCGCGACACGTCGGGCGAGCCGCGCTACCTCATCAACGTCGTCGAGGATGTCACCGAGCGGCGGCGCGCCCACGAGAAGATCGCGCATATGGCGCATTATGACGCGCTGACCGACCTGCCGAACCGAACGCTGTTCCGCGAGCAGATCGAGCGCGAGCTGGAGAAGGTCGCCGGCGGCGAACAGTTCGCGCTGCTCTATATCGACGTCGACGAATTCAAGGGCATCAACGATTCGCTCGGCCACCATGTCGGCGACGAGCTGCTGAAGGCGATCGCGGGTCGCATCCGCGCCTGCCTCAGGCCGGGCGATCTGATCGCGCGGCTCGGCGGCGACGAGTTTGCCGTGATCCAGACCGGAATCGAATCGTCTGCCGACGTGCTGTCCTTCGTGACGCGGCTCCATGAAGCGATCCGCCGCCCCTATCACTGCCTCGGCCACCAGCTCTCCACCGACGCCAGCATCGGCATCGCGCTGGCACCGCAGGACGGCACCGATCTCGACCAGCTCATCAAGAATGCCGACCTCGCAATGTACGGCGCCAAGGCGGAAGGGCGGCGTACCTACCGCTTCTTCGTGCCAGAGATGGATGCGTGCGCCAGGGCTCGCCTCTCCCTGGAGCAGGATCTGCGCCAGGCGCTGGTCAATGGCGGCTTCGAGATCCATTACCAGCCGCTGGTCAATCTGCATTCGGGCGAGGTCTCCGGCTGCGAGGCGCTGCTGCGCTGGCGTCATCCCGTGCGCGGCATGGTCTCGCCGGCCGAATTCATTCCGATCGCCGAGGACACCGGCCTGATCAACGAGCTGGGCGACTGGGTGCTGCGTACGGCCTGCAACGAGGCCGCGACCTGGCCGGCTCATGTGCGCGTCGCCGTCAACGTCTCGCCGGTGCAGCTCAAATGCGACACGCTGGCGCTGCGGATCGCAGGCGCCCTCGCCGCCTCCGGGCTTGAGCCGCGACGGCTCGAGCTCGAGATCACGGAGGCCGTGCTGATCCGCGATGACGAGGCGGCACTCTCGATCCTGCACCAGCTTCGTTCGATCGGCGTGCGCATCGCGCTCGACGATTTCGGCACCGGCTATTCCTCGCTGAGCTATCTGAAACGCTTCCCGTTCGACAAGATCAAGATCGACCGCTGCTTCGTCGCCGACATCGCGGATTCCGGCGGATCACCCGTGATCGTCCAGGCGGTGGTGAACATCGCCTCCGCCAGCAATATGACCACGGTGGCCGAAGGCGTCGAGACCGAGGCCCAGCGCGAGATGCTGCGCGCGCTCGGCTGCACGGAGATGCAGGGCTATCTGTTCAGCAAGCCGAAGCCGGCGGCCGAGGTGCGCGGGTTGTTCGGCCCGGGCGATGCCATGCCAGTGGCGGCGGTGGCCTGAGATGGCAAAACTCATCAAGACTTCTGTCAAAACCGTCGACGTGGCGGATTCCTACGCGGTGCGGCTGATGCAGCATCTGGTGGTGCCGACCTTCGTGATCGACCCGAAGCGCCGCGTCGTGATCTGGAACAGGGCGTGCGAGCGGCTGACCGGCGTTGCAGCCGCCGAGGTGATCGGCACGACGAAACACTGGCAGGCCTTCTACGAGACCAAGCGCCCTTGCCTTGCCGATCTGGTCGCGCTTGACCGCCCCGAGCAGCTACCTGAATTCTATTCGGAGTACGCCGCGCGCGGCCACAACGGGCTCGGGTTCAGCGCGGAGAACTGGTGCGTGATGCCGAAGCTCGGCAGCCAGCTCTATCTCGCGATCGACGCCGGCCCCATCCATGACGAGGCCGGCAATCTGATCGCCGTGGTGGAGACGCTGCGCGACCTCACCGACCAGAAGCGCGCCGAGATGGCGCTGAAGGAGCTCGCCACCAAGGACGGGCTGACCGGGCTATCGAACCGCCGCTCCTTCGACCAGATGCTGATGACCGAATGGGCGCGCGCGCAGCGGACGCAGAAGCCGTTGGCGCTGCTGTTCGTCGACGTCGATCATTTCAAGTTGTTCAACGACGAGCACGGCCACCAGTCCGGCGACGAATGCCTGCGCGAGGTCGCGCGCGTCGTCAGCCGCCATGCGGTGCGCCCGCTCGACCTGGCCAGCCGCTATGGTGGCGAGGAATTCGCGCTGATCCTGCCCGACATGAGCTGCGACGATGCCTGCGCCATTGCTGAGGAGATCCGCGGTGCCGTCATGGCGTTGCGGATCGCCCATGGCGCCCACGGGGCCGGCAACCACGTCACCCTCAGCGTCGGCGTCGCCAGTCATATCCCCGGCGAGGCCGACGGCGGCCCCGACCGGCTGCTGGGTGCAGCCGACCAGGGGCTCTATGCGGCCAAAAGGCTCGGCCGCAACCGTGTCGTCTGCTCCGAGCGGCTGCTGGCCGAATTTGCAGGCCTCGGCAGGGACAATGTGCCGTTGAGTGGTCAGGTGAGTGGTCAGGTTCCTGGCCTGGCCCCGCGCAAATCCGCCTAAAGCGCGCTGGTTGTCACGGCGAGACCGGTTGCCCGCCCCGCGCCAATCGGCTAATGAACCCTCGTTGCGCCCGTAGCTCAGCTGGATAGAGCGTTGCCCTCCGAAGGCAAAGGTCACACGTTCGAATCGTGTCGGGCGCGCCACTTCGGTACAAAACTGGGCACGCCAAAACCAGCCGTTTTTGCGCTTTCAGCGGCGACGAGCGTGCGCAAGAGCACGCTTTTCGACCTCATGATACGAACTTCTTTCGGGTCCACTCCACCGCTGGGCCAGCGCGCGCAGGGCGGGATGCATGC
This portion of the Bradyrhizobium diazoefficiens genome encodes:
- a CDS encoding bifunctional diguanylate cyclase/phosphodiesterase gives rise to the protein MASRLSLAVKGGWDAAMRRGPVLWLILSGALLVAGIFAVTAMASGEFRERTLVNRERELENTVQLIARHFDQQFEDSDVIAADLIGQMHLPEITSPQMFRERMSGPEANRMLRSKISPVSYLGDIAIYDADGDLISWSRAEPLPKINISSRTYFQTFKSSPMSEPVLLESVRSFIIDKWTTIVARRLSLPDGTFVGAMVRRIDPDSYQRYFASVALADGAAISLFDREGVMLARYPNVESMIGVSYKSAPLMQKVLTRGGQHTLRVKSPVDGEEKLGSAASLTHFPLVIVATNTMSSALADWRQQTGFMVTTATLSAAVIALILFMIIRQIDRQNREAQQRLEAERLRLDTALNNMSQGLILYDAAGYIVTCNRRYADMFGLSHDVIKPGCHIREAMSHRKERNAFGGDVEAFCADVMKVVAEGEVSTRAHLLPNGRAFQVINTPLAQGGWVATIEEITERRNLEQERDRNYTFLREIIDHIPSQITVKDARTRQYLLINRTAEEQFGQSREAVVGKTPFDIYPGDTARKVTEDDSKALETTEGLFRDEHPWPSLTMGLRYITSTRIGIRDTSGEPRYLINVVEDVTERRRAHEKIAHMAHYDALTDLPNRTLFREQIERELEKVAGGEQFALLYIDVDEFKGINDSLGHHVGDELLKAIAGRIRACLRPGDLIARLGGDEFAVIQTGIESSADVLSFVTRLHEAIRRPYHCLGHQLSTDASIGIALAPQDGTDLDQLIKNADLAMYGAKAEGRRTYRFFVPEMDACARARLSLEQDLRQALVNGGFEIHYQPLVNLHSGEVSGCEALLRWRHPVRGMVSPAEFIPIAEDTGLINELGDWVLRTACNEAATWPAHVRVAVNVSPVQLKCDTLALRIAGALAASGLEPRRLELEITEAVLIRDDEAALSILHQLRSIGVRIALDDFGTGYSSLSYLKRFPFDKIKIDRCFVADIADSGGSPVIVQAVVNIASASNMTTVAEGVETEAQREMLRALGCTEMQGYLFSKPKPAAEVRGLFGPGDAMPVAAVA
- a CDS encoding sensor domain-containing diguanylate cyclase, translated to MAKLIKTSVKTVDVADSYAVRLMQHLVVPTFVIDPKRRVVIWNRACERLTGVAAAEVIGTTKHWQAFYETKRPCLADLVALDRPEQLPEFYSEYAARGHNGLGFSAENWCVMPKLGSQLYLAIDAGPIHDEAGNLIAVVETLRDLTDQKRAEMALKELATKDGLTGLSNRRSFDQMLMTEWARAQRTQKPLALLFVDVDHFKLFNDEHGHQSGDECLREVARVVSRHAVRPLDLASRYGGEEFALILPDMSCDDACAIAEEIRGAVMALRIAHGAHGAGNHVTLSVGVASHIPGEADGGPDRLLGAADQGLYAAKRLGRNRVVCSERLLAEFAGLGRDNVPLSGQVSGQVPGLAPRKSA